From Nitrospirota bacterium, one genomic window encodes:
- a CDS encoding PAS domain S-box protein — protein sequence MTTPLDPDSVTTNDRTSLSPEAELAQLRARLAELEQRSAERKWKNDALEALAFGTAAATGREFLQALVRQLSLSLNTQYAFVTEWAPGRTDRLRTVAGWSGNCAADPLEINLQDSPCQQVMKDGTALFTQGVRQLFPQNTLLSSINVESYMGVVLRNSEGQPTGHLCVMDVNPFLFDESQGTAILNVFARRAAAELERLRAEETLRASEEQFRALVESATDAIVLANHEGRIISWNKASEQIFGYSLEEALGQPLTILMPPRYRQKHEQGLARMGSASLDSLVRKTLELVGVTKQGREFPLELSLACWRSRDGLFFSGIIRDISERTRAETALKASDQRYQFLYENNPSMYFTLAQEGTVLAVNRYGADQLGYSQEELTGHSILLVFDAHDHQTVLEQLNICASNPAKLFHWEIQKTRKSGARLWVREHALAIKDETGTTLILVVCEDISTHKQVELRLQKINECFLTFGSDPLANINRLTALGGELLGGTCALYSRLEGALLHSIGQWQTPPDFNPADQADGHLCDDLIKKGDDHLWTVRHLANTSYVRTDPNVSRYQLQTYVGQIVTRGKDPIGSLCVVFQHDFVPTEADERLMGILASAIETEEERMQAQEALRTSEVQWRQFVADAPVGLVILDSHQRVLSANKVFCALTGYSEREVVGNTYALYTHPEDLPDNLALTNAFFDGARSGYTYEKRYIRKTGDIIWVAVTTTGIELPGHTGPLLLAVVENISERKLIAEERERISQDLHDDILQSLYAVGMGLEHMRQRISRISPTNARRLDSSVAQLNGVIRQVRSFIPRMQTPAIQHGAFDQALLAIVQSLTVAGAGDIQLAIDKSVADGLSRAQCGPVLSIAKEALSNSLRHAGAAHRRVTVQLYRGKFRLDVSDDGKGFSPTARKSSGMGLANMRTRARKLGARLTIRSRPKKGTQVVLDIPMPAPQTTA from the coding sequence ATGACCACGCCACTCGACCCCGACTCAGTCACCACCAACGACCGCACGTCACTCTCCCCTGAAGCAGAGCTGGCCCAGTTGCGCGCCCGTCTCGCTGAACTGGAGCAGCGCTCAGCCGAACGAAAATGGAAGAACGACGCACTCGAGGCATTGGCCTTCGGCACCGCGGCGGCCACAGGGAGAGAGTTTCTGCAGGCCCTCGTTCGTCAATTGTCTCTGTCATTGAATACGCAGTATGCCTTCGTGACAGAATGGGCGCCAGGAAGGACCGACCGGCTTCGAACTGTGGCCGGATGGTCCGGCAATTGTGCAGCAGATCCCCTGGAAATCAATCTGCAGGATTCCCCCTGTCAGCAGGTCATGAAAGACGGAACGGCCCTCTTCACTCAAGGCGTCCGCCAATTGTTCCCCCAAAACACACTGCTCTCCTCAATCAACGTCGAGAGTTACATGGGAGTGGTCTTGCGCAATAGCGAGGGCCAGCCGACCGGTCATCTGTGCGTGATGGACGTAAACCCGTTTTTGTTTGATGAGAGTCAGGGCACCGCCATCCTGAACGTCTTTGCCAGGCGCGCAGCCGCTGAGCTTGAACGACTTCGGGCGGAGGAGACGCTGAGAGCAAGCGAGGAACAGTTTCGTGCGCTCGTAGAGTCGGCGACGGACGCCATTGTACTGGCCAACCATGAAGGCCGGATTATTTCCTGGAATAAAGCATCGGAACAGATCTTCGGCTATTCCTTGGAGGAAGCACTTGGCCAGCCACTGACCATCCTGATGCCCCCACGCTACCGACAGAAACATGAGCAGGGGCTGGCTCGCATGGGAAGTGCCAGCCTAGACTCGCTCGTCCGAAAGACACTTGAGCTTGTCGGCGTCACAAAACAAGGCCGGGAATTCCCACTGGAACTCTCGCTTGCCTGCTGGCGATCTCGAGACGGTCTGTTCTTTAGCGGGATCATCCGCGATATCTCCGAGCGAACACGGGCGGAGACGGCCCTCAAAGCCAGCGATCAACGCTACCAGTTTCTTTACGAGAATAATCCTTCCATGTACTTTACCCTCGCCCAAGAGGGGACCGTTCTGGCCGTCAACCGTTATGGAGCAGATCAACTGGGGTACAGCCAGGAGGAGCTGACCGGTCACTCAATACTCCTTGTATTCGATGCTCATGACCATCAAACCGTCCTTGAGCAATTGAATATCTGCGCATCCAACCCCGCCAAGCTTTTCCACTGGGAGATCCAAAAAACCAGAAAGAGCGGTGCGCGGTTATGGGTCAGAGAACATGCGCTGGCTATCAAGGACGAAACTGGCACAACCCTCATTCTTGTCGTTTGCGAAGACATCTCGACCCACAAACAGGTCGAGCTGAGATTGCAAAAAATCAACGAGTGTTTCCTCACATTCGGTAGCGATCCGCTGGCAAATATCAATCGACTGACGGCCTTAGGGGGAGAGCTGCTTGGAGGAACATGCGCGCTATACTCACGTCTTGAGGGAGCACTCCTCCATTCGATCGGACAATGGCAGACCCCTCCGGACTTCAATCCGGCAGACCAAGCCGACGGACATCTCTGCGATGACCTCATCAAAAAGGGAGACGACCATCTCTGGACGGTTCGCCATCTGGCCAACACCTCGTATGTCCGAACGGATCCCAACGTCAGTCGCTACCAATTGCAAACCTACGTCGGCCAGATCGTCACACGCGGCAAAGACCCGATCGGGTCGCTCTGCGTCGTGTTCCAACACGATTTCGTTCCAACCGAGGCCGACGAAAGATTGATGGGTATTTTGGCCTCGGCGATCGAGACTGAAGAAGAGCGGATGCAGGCGCAGGAAGCCCTGCGCACCAGCGAAGTCCAGTGGCGTCAGTTCGTGGCAGATGCACCGGTCGGACTGGTTATTCTGGACAGTCACCAACGAGTCCTGAGCGCCAACAAGGTTTTTTGTGCCCTGACTGGATACAGCGAACGGGAAGTAGTCGGGAACACCTATGCCCTGTATACCCACCCCGAGGACCTGCCTGACAATCTCGCCCTAACCAATGCGTTCTTTGACGGAGCGCGGTCCGGCTATACGTATGAAAAGCGCTATATCCGAAAAACCGGGGACATCATCTGGGTCGCCGTCACCACCACCGGGATCGAACTACCCGGCCATACCGGCCCGCTCCTGCTCGCGGTGGTTGAAAACATATCTGAACGGAAGCTAATCGCGGAAGAGCGAGAGCGGATCAGCCAGGATCTCCATGACGATATCCTCCAATCGCTCTATGCCGTCGGCATGGGATTGGAGCACATGCGACAGCGCATCTCACGAATCTCCCCCACAAACGCCCGCCGATTGGATAGCTCCGTCGCCCAACTGAACGGAGTTATCCGCCAGGTACGAAGCTTCATCCCTCGCATGCAAACGCCCGCCATCCAGCATGGCGCATTCGACCAGGCACTCCTCGCCATCGTGCAGTCATTGACCGTTGCCGGCGCAGGCGACATACAACTGGCCATCGACAAGTCAGTTGCCGATGGACTCTCACGAGCCCAATGCGGCCCCGTACTCAGCATCGCCAAGGAAGCCCTGAGCAACAGTCTCCGACATGCTGGAGCCGCTCATCGCAGGGTCACGGTCCAACTCTATCGTGGGAAATTCAGACTGGACGTTTCCGATGATGGGAAAGGCTTCAGCCCGACAGCCCGAAAATCATCCGGGATGGGCCTGGCCAACATGAGGACACGGGCGCGAAAACTCGGCGCGAGACTCACGATCAGATCCCGTCCAAAAAAAGGTACGCAGGTCGTGCTCGACATCCCTATGCCAGCCCCACAGACCACCGCATAG
- the uvrC gene encoding excinuclease ABC subunit UvrC, with product MASSPELQSKLDHLPDQPGVYLFRDAQGELLYIGKASVLSNRVRSYFQKGTEHSPKNAVLVGHIADLETIVTRSELEALILESNLIKQHRPRFNVVLRDDKQYPYLRLPIKEDFPRLSIVRRVHKDGALYYGPYTPAGALRETLKVIKKAFPLATCTIDINGKAERACIEFEIKRCMAPCTGNQSKEDYHHIVAQVRQFLEGRDHELLDDLRAQMESAAEREEFEEAARLRDRLFNIERTLEKQRITQTTTTDQDVIGLARQGTAVDLQILFVRGGLLIGRKDFFWPHSADALDEELVRSAIEQFYNKDGQPPKELLIPTELDDVMVIEEWLSGKRGNAVRVVAPERGVKHQLLLLAEENAAAAAANHLRDEEVGRQAVEELKRLIRLDIVPRRIEGFDISNTMGQQSVASMVVWEDGQMKKTDYRRFTIQTVTGANDFASMQEVVTRRYGDSEHLARPDLILIDGGLGQLAAAMEGLKQVGHQDLAIMGLAKARGEKEERIFLPGRKNPILLRANSPATHLVQRIRDEAHRFAITFHRKLRGKSMLASPLDRVRGIGEVTRTRLLKQYGSLANIAAATDDELTSAGLDAKTVAAMRKSLANPTS from the coding sequence ATGGCCTCTTCTCCAGAACTTCAATCCAAGCTCGACCACCTCCCAGATCAGCCAGGGGTCTATCTATTCAGGGACGCACAGGGCGAACTGCTCTATATCGGGAAGGCGTCAGTCCTCTCCAACCGCGTACGGTCCTACTTTCAGAAAGGGACCGAACATTCCCCGAAAAACGCCGTCCTGGTCGGCCACATCGCAGACCTCGAAACGATTGTCACCCGTTCAGAGCTCGAAGCACTGATTCTGGAAAGCAATCTGATCAAGCAGCATCGGCCACGATTCAACGTGGTCTTACGGGACGACAAACAATACCCCTACCTCCGTCTGCCAATTAAAGAGGACTTCCCGCGCCTCTCCATCGTGCGCCGCGTGCACAAAGACGGAGCGCTCTATTATGGCCCCTATACACCCGCAGGCGCTCTGCGGGAAACCTTGAAAGTCATCAAGAAGGCCTTCCCCCTAGCCACCTGCACGATCGACATCAACGGCAAGGCGGAACGGGCCTGCATCGAATTCGAAATCAAACGCTGTATGGCCCCCTGCACCGGCAATCAATCGAAAGAGGACTACCATCACATCGTCGCCCAGGTCCGCCAGTTCCTCGAAGGACGCGACCATGAGTTGCTGGACGACTTGCGGGCCCAGATGGAGTCGGCGGCGGAGCGGGAGGAATTCGAAGAGGCGGCGCGCCTGCGCGACCGGCTTTTCAACATCGAACGCACGCTGGAGAAGCAACGTATCACCCAAACGACGACAACCGACCAGGACGTGATCGGCCTGGCGCGGCAAGGCACGGCGGTCGACCTCCAGATTCTCTTCGTGCGCGGAGGCCTCCTCATCGGACGTAAAGATTTCTTTTGGCCCCATTCAGCCGACGCCTTAGACGAAGAACTCGTTCGATCGGCCATTGAGCAGTTCTACAACAAAGATGGCCAACCGCCCAAAGAGCTGCTCATTCCCACCGAACTCGACGACGTCATGGTGATCGAGGAATGGCTTTCAGGCAAACGTGGAAACGCCGTCCGTGTCGTCGCGCCGGAGCGCGGCGTGAAACACCAATTGCTCCTCCTGGCAGAGGAAAATGCCGCCGCCGCCGCCGCCAACCACCTGCGAGACGAAGAAGTCGGACGGCAGGCTGTCGAAGAACTCAAGCGGCTGATACGATTGGACATCGTGCCCCGGCGTATCGAGGGATTCGACATTTCGAATACGATGGGCCAGCAATCTGTCGCATCCATGGTCGTGTGGGAAGATGGCCAGATGAAGAAAACGGATTATCGGCGATTCACCATCCAAACCGTCACCGGCGCGAATGACTTCGCCAGCATGCAGGAAGTCGTCACACGCCGCTACGGAGACAGCGAGCATCTCGCGCGCCCGGATCTCATCCTCATCGACGGAGGGCTCGGCCAGCTCGCCGCGGCCATGGAAGGACTCAAACAGGTCGGACATCAGGACCTGGCCATTATGGGATTGGCCAAAGCACGCGGCGAAAAAGAGGAGCGGATTTTCCTGCCTGGCCGGAAAAACCCCATTCTCCTGCGCGCGAACTCTCCGGCCACCCATCTCGTCCAACGTATTCGCGACGAGGCTCATCGGTTTGCGATCACCTTCCATCGCAAACTGCGTGGCAAGTCCATGCTGGCTTCTCCACTCGATCGCGTACGCGGCATCGGCGAGGTCACCAGAACCCGCCTGCTCAAGCAATATGGCAGCCTGGCCAATATCGCGGCCGCCACAGATGATGAACTAACGTCGGCCGGCCTGGATGCCAAGACCGTCGCCGCCATGCGAAAATCCCTCGCGAACCCCACCTCATAA
- the dapF gene encoding diaminopimelate epimerase encodes MKNGFFRGHGLGNDYVVMDPKELSFSLSPSRIKAICDRNWGLGSDGILALVPSKKSDFGLRIYNPDGSEAEKSGNGLRIFARYLHATGKTKKTHFTVETKGGLVTIDLHVDRHGDASAVTVEMGQATFQPAALPCTLTVGELIEQPIEAAGQSLIFTGVSVGNPHCVVFKPAGQSWSREDLVTLGPALENHPLFPKRTNVQLAVPTGPKELFILIWERGAGETQASGSSSCAAASAAVRLGLVKSPVTVKMPGGQLNIEVASDFSLTMKGPVAEVARGSLSSSFVRGLR; translated from the coding sequence ATGAAGAACGGTTTCTTTCGCGGACATGGACTCGGTAATGACTATGTGGTGATGGATCCCAAAGAGCTCTCGTTCTCGCTCAGCCCATCGAGGATCAAAGCCATCTGCGATCGCAATTGGGGGCTGGGCAGCGATGGAATTCTTGCGCTGGTGCCGTCAAAAAAATCGGACTTCGGCCTGCGCATCTACAATCCAGATGGCAGTGAAGCGGAAAAGTCCGGCAACGGCCTGAGAATCTTCGCCCGCTATCTTCATGCCACCGGCAAGACGAAAAAGACCCACTTCACCGTTGAGACCAAGGGCGGGCTCGTAACAATCGATCTGCATGTCGACCGGCATGGGGACGCCAGCGCCGTGACCGTTGAAATGGGCCAGGCCACGTTTCAGCCGGCGGCACTCCCCTGCACCCTCACCGTCGGCGAACTAATCGAACAGCCCATCGAGGCCGCAGGCCAGTCGCTCATCTTCACCGGCGTGAGTGTGGGAAATCCCCACTGTGTCGTCTTCAAACCAGCCGGACAGTCCTGGTCGCGAGAGGATCTTGTGACGCTAGGGCCGGCGCTGGAGAATCATCCCCTGTTCCCCAAGCGTACGAACGTACAACTGGCCGTGCCAACCGGCCCGAAAGAACTCTTCATCCTTATCTGGGAACGGGGGGCCGGTGAAACCCAGGCCTCCGGGTCCTCCTCCTGCGCCGCGGCAAGTGCGGCGGTCCGACTCGGGTTGGTGAAGAGCCCCGTCACGGTGAAGATGCCTGGGGGCCAGCTCAATATCGAGGTTGCCTCGGACTTCAGTCTCACCATGAAGGGTCCGGTCGCAGAGGTCGCGCGGGGAAGCCTCAGTTCGTCGTTCGTGCGGGGGCTGCGCTGA
- a CDS encoding VOC family protein translates to MKVTKLLHTRMRVSDLDQTIQFYTTVLGLDLIERKTSPRGSHLAFLKAPNSDELIELTSFPPSGPVKVQEDLVHLAFQVENMDDTIASLTASGITITDGPTQTSSGSRFIFIDAPDGYEIELIERPPGVTIV, encoded by the coding sequence ATGAAAGTCACGAAGCTCCTCCACACCCGCATGCGGGTCAGCGATCTGGATCAGACGATTCAGTTCTATACGACCGTGCTTGGCCTCGACCTGATTGAACGGAAGACCTCGCCTCGCGGATCACATCTCGCGTTCCTGAAAGCTCCCAACAGCGATGAGCTGATTGAGCTGACGAGTTTTCCACCCAGCGGGCCGGTGAAAGTCCAGGAAGACCTGGTCCATCTGGCCTTTCAAGTCGAGAACATGGACGACACCATCGCGTCCCTCACCGCAAGCGGCATCACGATCACGGACGGCCCTACCCAGACATCGTCGGGCAGCCGCTTCATCTTCATCGATGCCCCAGACGGCTATGAGATCGAACTCATCGAACGGCCTCCCGGCGTAACGATCGTTTGA
- a CDS encoding GNAT family N-acetyltransferase yields the protein MPYIRPMQAEDRDAVVQLLADSEPWKTLGYTSTDWNRIFCPLPQRRESFVALVDGKIAGVALIREKFLLGDYLELLGVAPETRKIGIGAALLAQVERSVFTRTKNLFACVSDFNETARAFYQKNGYQEIGPMPNFLIPGSAEILLRKTNGPARKS from the coding sequence ATGCCATACATCAGACCGATGCAGGCGGAGGACCGTGATGCCGTCGTGCAGCTCTTAGCGGATTCCGAGCCTTGGAAAACGTTGGGCTATACCAGTACGGATTGGAATCGCATCTTCTGCCCGCTGCCACAGAGGCGTGAGAGCTTCGTGGCGCTGGTCGATGGGAAGATCGCCGGAGTTGCGCTCATTCGTGAGAAGTTCTTACTGGGTGATTATCTGGAACTGCTCGGTGTGGCCCCAGAAACAAGAAAGATAGGCATCGGTGCCGCCCTCCTGGCTCAGGTGGAACGTTCCGTCTTCACCAGAACGAAGAACCTCTTTGCCTGTGTCTCCGATTTCAATGAGACCGCTCGTGCCTTCTACCAGAAGAACGGCTATCAGGAAATCGGCCCCATGCCGAACTTTCTGATTCCCGGCAGCGCCGAGATCCTGCTCCGCAAGACCAATGGCCCGGCGAGAAAGAGCTGA
- a CDS encoding polysaccharide deacetylase family protein produces the protein MHPRYLPAMLCLPLAMLLAPALPPFAQAQVIKSGPSSCPGVALTFDLCPVRKGAGYDQNLIDYLVEQKIPATFFMSGKWMAKHDQQVQALLQVSFFEIGTHGEVHAHLPLHSADEQKQEILGPVRLLKTKYHHDATLFRPPYGEFNDDTVNMVRSLGLQFILWNVVSGDPDPTITAIQIEDRLKRTVRKGSVIVMHANGKGRHTHEVVQDLQEHLLPERRLTPMTMSDLLICNGQAAP, from the coding sequence ATGCACCCGCGCTACTTGCCCGCCATGCTGTGCCTGCCCCTCGCAATGCTGCTTGCCCCGGCGCTGCCCCCCTTCGCGCAGGCCCAGGTGATCAAATCGGGGCCCTCCTCCTGTCCCGGAGTGGCCCTGACGTTCGACCTCTGCCCGGTTCGGAAAGGGGCAGGTTACGATCAGAATTTAATCGATTATTTAGTTGAGCAGAAGATCCCAGCCACCTTCTTTATGTCGGGAAAATGGATGGCGAAGCACGACCAGCAAGTGCAAGCCCTCCTCCAAGTCTCCTTCTTTGAAATCGGCACCCATGGGGAAGTTCATGCCCATCTGCCGCTCCATTCGGCGGACGAACAGAAACAAGAAATCCTCGGCCCGGTTCGTCTTCTCAAAACCAAATACCATCATGACGCGACCCTATTTCGCCCTCCCTATGGGGAGTTCAACGACGACACGGTCAATATGGTGCGATCCCTTGGCCTCCAGTTCATTCTCTGGAATGTGGTGTCCGGCGATCCAGACCCGACGATTACGGCAATCCAGATCGAAGATCGGCTGAAGCGAACAGTCCGAAAGGGCAGCGTGATCGTGATGCATGCCAACGGGAAGGGCAGACATACACACGAAGTCGTGCAAGACCTCCAGGAACATCTCCTACCGGAGCGACGCCTCACCCCCATGACCATGAGCGATCTCCTCATCTGTAATGGCCAGGCCGCTCCATGA